In Quercus robur chromosome 11, dhQueRobu3.1, whole genome shotgun sequence, the following proteins share a genomic window:
- the LOC126705317 gene encoding DNA polymerase kappa, translating to MEKEKEKSEKSICSGDIDHTETPRPWQSFHTVYTNAKAGMDGVDKEKVQRIVYDMSKGSKYFENEERKEAFMRQKIDNMRAQCAKLTPTAISQYQKVADRRILELETKRDLSRIWLHVDMDAFYAAVETLSNPSLKGKPMAVGGMSMISTANYEARKFGVRAAMPGFIARKLCPELIFVPVDFKKYTYCSDLTRKVFQKYDPNFMAASLDEAYLDITDVCKERSMTSGEIAKELRTTVFEETGLTCSAGVGSNRLLAKVCSDINKPNGQFVLPNDRMAVMTFISSLPIRKIGGIGKVTEHILRDVLGINTCEDMLQKGGLLCALFSRSAADFFLSVGLGLGQTEIPQVRSRKSISNERTFSSTEDEASFYQKLADLAKMLSVDMQKEGLSGRTLTLKLKTTTFEVRTRAVTLQKYICSSEDILKYASKLLKAELPVSLRLIGLRLSQFNADKVVAPADPTQKTLTNFLISGDASRESMVDSSSMGSIVDHHFMNDTETGFSMGSHEACSYGGRDLLDSSHFPDLEDDNCAIGNNDGEMLKFHEPLNDENGNKVNTPERKSYQNAVSELKADSSSVPFAFRSLDEENKRANLPDDDTVSSSNQGELLLWVNDYKCSLCGIELPPCFVEERQEHFDFHLAERLQKEESHCDTRMLRHRLSPKDNIASQRKRKKQRASPKDKGHIPIDLFFVRSSQNF from the exons atggagaaggagaaggagaagagcGAAAAAAGCATTTGTTCAGGCGATATTGATCACACTGAAACGCCTCGCCCATGGCAGTCTTTTCATACTGTTTACACCAACGCAAAAGCAG GTATGGATGGAGTGGACAAGGAGAAAGTGCAAAGAATAGTGTATGACATGAGCAAAGGCTCTAAGTATTTCGAGAACGAGGAACGGAAGGAGGCCTTTATGAGGCAGAAAATTGACAACATGCGTGCTCAGTGCGCAAAGCTCACGCCAACTGCTATATCTCAGTATCAGAAG GTGGCAGATAGAAGAATATTAGAACTAGAAACTAAACGTGACTTGTCAAGAATTTGGCTGCACGTAGATATGGATGCTTTTTATGCAGCTGTTGAAACATTAAGTAACCCATCCTTGAAGGGCAAGCCAATGGCTGTTGGTGGCATGTCTATGATTTCTACGGCTAATTATGAG GCACGGAAATTTGGTGTTCGTGCTGCAATGCCCGGTTTCATTGCACGTAAACTATGTCCTGAGTTAATTTTTGTTCCCGtagattttaagaaatataCTTATTGCAGTGATTTAACTAGAAAAG TTTTCCAGAAGTATGATCCCAATTTTATGGCTGCTAGTTTGGATGAAGCATACCTTGATATAACTGATGTCTGCAAAGAGAGGAGCATGACCAGTGGAGAA ATTGCTAAAGAACTTAGAACCACCGTTTTTGAGGAGACTGGTCTTACATGTAGTGCTGGAGTGGGATCAAACCGCTTGCTTGCTAAG GTTTGCTCAGATATAAACAAGCCAAATGGACAATTTGTCTTACCAAATGATCGGATGGCTGTCATGACATTTATATCCTCACTTCCCATACGGAAg ATTGGGGGCATCGGTAAGGTCACTGAACATATTTTAAGGGATGTTTTAGGAATAAATACATGTGAGGATATGCTTCAAAAAGGTGGTCTCCTCTGTGCACTGTTTTCTCGTTCTGCAGCAG attttttcctctctgtggGACTGGGGCTTGGGCAAACTGAGATTCCTCAAGTCAGGTCACGGAAAAGTATCAGTAATGAGAGAACATTTTCATCCACAGAGGATGAGGCATCATTTTATCAGAAATTAG CTGATCTTGCAAAGATGCTATCTGTGGACATGCAGAAAGAAGGTCTTTCTGGGCGAACATTGActctaaaattgaaaacaactaCTTTTGAG GTTAGGACCAGAGCTGTGACTTTGCAAAAGTATATTTGCTCAAGCGAGGATATTTTGAAATATGCATCAAAGCTGCTAAAGGCTGAACTTCCAGTCTCTTTAAGACTGATAG GCTTGCGATTGTCCCAGTTCAATGCAGACAAGGTTGTTGCTCCTGCTGATCCTACACAAAAAACTCTCACCAATTTTTTGATATCTGGAGATGCGTCTAGGGAAAGTATGGTTGATAGTAGTTCCATGGGCTCAATTGTTGATCACCACTTCATGAATGATACAGAAACTGGTTTTTCTATGGGTAGCCATGAGGCCTGTAGTTATGGTGGTAGGGATTTATTGGACAGCAGCCACTTTCCAGATCTGGAAGATGATAATTGTGCTATTGGCAACAATGATGGAGAAATGCTGAAATTTCATGAGCCTTTGAATGATGAAAATGGAAACAAG GTGAATACCCCAGAACGAAAATCTTATCAAAATGCAGTGTCTGAGTTGAAAGCAGATTCTTCTTCTGTGCCATTTGCATTTCGTAGCCTAGATGAAGAGAACAAGAGGGCTAACTTGCCGGATGATGATACAGTCTCTTCATCCAATCAGGGAGAGCTACTTCTGTGGGTAAATGATTACAAGTGTTCACTATGTGGGATTGAATTACCACCTTGTTTTGTTGAGGAAAGGCAAGAGCACTTTGATTTTCATCTTGCTGAGAGACTTCAGAAGGAGGAATCTCACTGTGACACAAGAATGCTGAGACACAG GCTTTCCCCAAAGGATAACATCGCAAGCCAAAGAAAACGAAAAAAGCAGAGGGCTTCTCCAAAAGATAAGGGACATATTCCAATAGATCTATTTTTTGTTAGGAGTAGTCAGAATTTTTAG